The Desulfohalovibrio reitneri genome contains a region encoding:
- a CDS encoding ribonuclease J, whose protein sequence is MDSLTLTPLGGLGEIGMNCMLLETDRDMVMVDCGLMFPEEYLFGVDVVIPRFDTVLAKKDKLRGIVLTHGHEDHIGALPWLLPYVDAPLYGSRFTMALVEYKLREHGLEPYVTCNTVRDHERVQLGEMAVNFIPVCHSIIEGFGLGIETAAGRIVHSGDFKVDRTPSNGHVTDLDAFSRFSGEDCALLLSDSTNVEREGFALAESEIHASLDQLFTECSGRILFTLFASHIQRMQEVFDLAAKHGRKVAVSGRSLWRNIDLAREHGYLRIEPGVYIDLDRANDYPDSEMLLLLTGSQGEPLSALTRLAMGEHRQINVHSGDLVIMSSRFIPGNTRAITKVINRLYKLGAEVIYEKVAGIHASGHAHRAELAMMLDAVKPKFFLPVHGEYRHLVKHSRLAVERGVAPERAIVLEDGQPLTLYPDGTIRREESVPVEHIYVDGKGVGDVGVTVLKERQLLAGEGLVIVNLVIDEESGEITLGPDILSKGFIFEQHYAHYLEDAKCIVLDIFENVPPSQTEKLKERIRSSLRRFFRKVLDRDPVVVPVVIRI, encoded by the coding sequence ATGGATAGTTTGACGCTGACCCCCCTGGGGGGTCTCGGCGAGATAGGCATGAACTGCATGCTGCTGGAGACCGACCGGGACATGGTCATGGTCGACTGCGGCCTGATGTTCCCCGAGGAGTACCTCTTCGGGGTGGACGTGGTCATACCCCGCTTCGACACCGTGCTGGCCAAAAAGGACAAGCTCCGCGGCATCGTCCTGACCCACGGCCACGAGGACCACATCGGCGCCCTGCCCTGGCTTTTGCCCTATGTGGACGCGCCCCTGTACGGCTCCCGCTTCACCATGGCCCTGGTGGAGTACAAGCTGCGCGAGCACGGCCTGGAGCCCTACGTCACCTGCAACACCGTGCGCGACCACGAGCGCGTGCAGCTCGGCGAGATGGCCGTGAACTTCATCCCGGTCTGCCACTCCATCATCGAGGGCTTCGGCCTGGGCATTGAGACTGCGGCCGGGCGCATCGTCCACTCCGGCGACTTCAAGGTGGACCGCACGCCCTCCAACGGCCACGTCACCGACCTCGACGCCTTCTCCCGCTTTTCCGGGGAAGACTGCGCCCTGCTGCTGTCCGACTCCACCAACGTGGAACGGGAGGGGTTCGCCCTGGCGGAATCGGAGATCCACGCCAGCCTGGACCAACTCTTCACCGAGTGCTCCGGCCGCATCCTTTTCACCCTCTTCGCCTCCCACATCCAGCGCATGCAGGAGGTTTTCGACCTGGCGGCCAAGCACGGCCGAAAGGTGGCCGTTTCCGGCCGCAGCCTGTGGCGCAACATCGACCTGGCCCGCGAGCACGGCTACCTGCGCATCGAGCCCGGGGTGTACATCGACCTGGACCGGGCCAACGACTACCCGGATTCCGAGATGCTGCTGCTGCTCACCGGCTCCCAGGGCGAGCCCCTCTCCGCCCTGACCCGCCTGGCCATGGGCGAGCACCGGCAGATCAACGTCCACTCCGGCGACCTGGTGATCATGAGCTCCCGCTTCATCCCCGGCAACACCCGGGCCATCACCAAGGTCATCAACCGCCTCTACAAGCTGGGGGCGGAGGTCATCTACGAGAAGGTGGCCGGCATCCACGCCTCGGGGCACGCCCACCGCGCCGAGCTGGCCATGATGCTGGACGCGGTGAAGCCCAAGTTCTTCTTGCCGGTGCACGGCGAATACCGCCACCTGGTCAAGCACTCCCGTCTGGCCGTGGAGCGCGGCGTGGCCCCGGAGCGGGCCATTGTTCTGGAGGACGGCCAGCCGCTCACCCTTTACCCCGACGGCACCATCCGCCGCGAGGAAAGCGTGCCCGTGGAGCACATCTACGTGGACGGCAAGGGTGTGGGCGACGTGGGCGTGACCGTGCTCAAGGAGCGGCAGCTTCTGGCCGGGGAGGGGCTGGTCATCGTCAACCTGGTCATCGACGAGGAATCCGGCGAGATAACCCTCGGCCCGGACATCCTCTCCAAAGGCTTCATTTTCGAACAGCACTACGCCCACTACCTCGAAGACGCCAAGTGCATCGTGCTGGACATCTTCGAGAACGTGCCGCCCTCGCAGACCGAGAAGCTCAAGGAGCGCATCCGCTCCTCCCTGCGCCGCTTCTTCCGCAAGGTGCTGGACCGCGACCCGGTGGTGGTGCCGGTGGTCATCCGCATCTGA
- a CDS encoding fumarylacetoacetate hydrolase family protein, with the protein MRIIRVRHKGHVFYASLMDKSVICLNKELGLEDPIPLDEVAVLPVVTPSKIVCAGLNYAGHCEEMGREPPEETPLFLKPPTAIAGSGQPIVLPRGVGRVDYEAELAVVMGKTCKDIAPEQATEHIFGYTCANDVTARDLQAKDGIFGRAKGFDTFCPIGPWIETEVEDPSNLSLRTLINEEVRQEGATSDMLTPPLDLVSYVSRVMTLNPGDIILTGTPAGVGPIQEGDEVRVEIDNVGILINPVVASEEAVSGPLQ; encoded by the coding sequence ATGCGCATCATCCGCGTCCGCCACAAAGGCCACGTCTTTTACGCCTCGCTCATGGACAAGAGCGTCATCTGCCTGAACAAGGAACTCGGGCTGGAGGACCCTATCCCCCTGGACGAGGTCGCGGTTCTGCCGGTGGTCACGCCGTCCAAAATCGTCTGCGCCGGGCTGAACTACGCCGGGCACTGCGAGGAGATGGGCCGCGAGCCGCCCGAGGAGACGCCGCTCTTCCTCAAGCCGCCCACGGCCATCGCCGGGTCCGGGCAGCCCATCGTGCTGCCCCGCGGCGTGGGCCGTGTGGACTACGAGGCGGAACTGGCCGTGGTCATGGGCAAGACGTGCAAGGACATCGCCCCGGAGCAGGCCACGGAACACATCTTCGGCTACACCTGCGCCAACGACGTCACCGCGCGCGACCTGCAGGCCAAGGACGGAATATTCGGCCGGGCCAAGGGCTTCGACACCTTCTGCCCCATCGGGCCGTGGATAGAAACCGAGGTGGAGGACCCGTCCAACCTGTCCCTGCGCACCCTGATCAACGAGGAGGTGCGGCAAGAGGGGGCCACCTCGGACATGCTCACCCCGCCGCTGGACCTGGTCAGCTATGTCTCCCGCGTCATGACCCTCAACCCCGGCGACATCATCCTCACCGGCACCCCCGCCGGTGTGGGACCCATCCAAGAGGGCGACGAGGTGCGGGTGGAGATCGACAACGTGGGCATCCTCATCAACCCCGTGGTGGCCAGCGAGGAAGCGGTTTCCGGGCCGTTGCAGTAG
- the frr gene encoding ribosome recycling factor — protein sequence MESVKKDAESRMKKAVENLQKDFSKLRTGRASTALVEDLPVDYYGTPTPMNQLASISVPDPRTLTIQPWDKGAFGNIEKAIQNSDLGLNPVNDGKIIRINIPQLTEERRKELVKLAKKYTEDAKVAIRNIRRDANDALKKLEKDKEISEDDLHRAQDEIQKLTDSNVAQAEDVLAAKEKEIMEL from the coding sequence ATGGAATCCGTGAAGAAGGACGCCGAATCCCGCATGAAGAAAGCCGTGGAGAATCTGCAGAAGGACTTCTCCAAGTTGCGCACCGGACGCGCCTCCACCGCTTTGGTGGAAGACCTCCCCGTGGATTACTACGGAACGCCGACGCCCATGAACCAGTTGGCTTCCATTTCCGTCCCCGACCCCCGCACCCTGACCATCCAGCCCTGGGACAAGGGGGCCTTCGGCAACATCGAAAAGGCCATCCAGAATTCCGACCTGGGCCTGAACCCGGTCAACGACGGCAAGATCATCCGCATCAACATCCCCCAGCTCACCGAGGAGCGGCGCAAGGAACTGGTCAAGCTGGCCAAGAAGTACACCGAGGACGCCAAGGTGGCCATCCGCAACATCCGCCGCGACGCCAACGACGCCCTGAAGAAGCTGGAGAAGGACAAGGAGATCAGCGAGGACGATCTGCACCGGGCGCAGGACGAGATCCAGAAGCTGACCGATTCCAACGTGGCCCAGGCAGAGGACGTGCTGGCGGCCAAGGAAAAGGAAATCATGGAGCTCTAG
- a CDS encoding flagellar motor protein MotB: MARQQPPPPPRKVQPDTPQEAGGAPEWMSTFADMAILLMCFFVLLLSFAEMDIQKFKDAMGSMKDAFGVQTKRPEAEYAAFSPSKLEAKGIVLKNQQRQQLALARMIKRLISQDPDLKERVKVSAEDDGVLFRVNGRAMFEPGTAKLMPGARKVLDKVVRVLKEHNYDCIVEGHTAREKSRESAYPTGWELSAARAASALRYIHAQGISTTRLKAVGYADSRPLVPNDTERNRELNRRVEFFYRPPTDDFRW; encoded by the coding sequence ATGGCCAGGCAGCAACCGCCTCCGCCGCCCAGGAAGGTGCAACCGGACACTCCACAGGAGGCCGGCGGCGCGCCCGAATGGATGTCCACCTTCGCGGACATGGCCATCCTGCTGATGTGCTTTTTCGTGCTGTTATTGTCCTTTGCTGAAATGGACATCCAGAAGTTCAAGGACGCCATGGGCTCCATGAAGGACGCCTTCGGGGTGCAGACCAAGCGGCCCGAGGCGGAGTACGCCGCCTTTTCCCCCTCCAAGCTGGAGGCCAAGGGCATCGTGCTCAAGAACCAGCAGCGGCAGCAGCTGGCCCTGGCCCGGATGATCAAGCGGCTCATCAGCCAGGACCCGGACCTCAAGGAGCGGGTCAAGGTCTCGGCCGAGGACGACGGAGTGCTTTTCCGGGTCAACGGACGGGCCATGTTCGAGCCGGGCACGGCCAAGCTCATGCCGGGCGCGAGAAAGGTGCTGGACAAGGTGGTGCGGGTGCTCAAGGAGCACAACTACGACTGCATCGTCGAGGGGCACACCGCCAGGGAGAAGAGCCGGGAGAGCGCTTACCCCACTGGCTGGGAGCTTTCCGCGGCCAGGGCCGCCTCCGCCCTGCGCTACATCCACGCCCAGGGCATTTCCACCACCCGGCTCAAGGCGGTGGGCTACGCCGATTCCCGCCCCCTGGTGCCCAACGACACCGAGCGCAACCGCGAGCTGAACCGGCGGGTGGAGTTCTTCTACCGGCCCCCCACCGACGATTTCCGCTGGTAG
- a CDS encoding FapA family protein produces the protein MPYYLEHAFNPDFDHTRLAPRENQSGRVNHFDLGYVQSVNRGQELARLRRVDEDEAAGLDQRFVLPDRTIPAGPNTEFDPSDADRLLAAASGYVFYEGGRITVKSVLNVRRDVDYHTGNITFAGDMVLHGGVRSGFRLRARNILSKSTVEGARLRARGSIVVETGVKGAEGGYLHAAKSMRLGFCENARLKAGENILVQGAAMHNEISVRGKLVVRGRLVGGVVRGGSFVYVGEQLGGGLSTSTQIVLGYDPFLLHEEEVLGGRVEELEEEMERWEALRRRGGALAEELEGRRLVRAGALEKLKARRARIWERIQAPGSLERCVVVVPGEVRPGAEISIGQAFYGVGDFMENVRFTYEDGRISVSSPALLGEEAGP, from the coding sequence GTGCCGTACTACCTGGAACACGCCTTCAATCCCGATTTCGACCATACCCGGCTGGCTCCCAGGGAGAACCAGTCCGGGCGGGTCAACCATTTCGACCTGGGGTACGTGCAGAGCGTCAACCGGGGGCAGGAGCTGGCACGGCTGCGCCGCGTGGACGAGGACGAGGCCGCCGGGCTGGACCAGCGGTTCGTGCTGCCCGACAGGACCATCCCCGCCGGCCCCAACACCGAGTTCGACCCCTCCGACGCGGATCGGCTCCTGGCGGCGGCCAGCGGCTACGTCTTCTACGAGGGCGGCCGGATCACGGTGAAGAGCGTGCTCAACGTGCGCCGCGACGTGGACTACCACACCGGCAACATCACCTTCGCCGGGGACATGGTGCTGCACGGGGGAGTGCGCTCGGGGTTCAGGCTGCGGGCCCGCAACATCCTGTCCAAGTCCACGGTGGAGGGGGCCAGGCTGCGCGCCCGGGGCTCCATCGTGGTGGAGACGGGGGTCAAGGGGGCCGAGGGGGGATACCTGCACGCGGCCAAATCCATGCGCCTGGGGTTCTGCGAGAACGCCCGGCTCAAGGCGGGGGAGAACATTCTGGTGCAGGGCGCGGCCATGCACAACGAAATCAGCGTGCGCGGCAAGCTCGTGGTTCGCGGTCGGCTGGTGGGCGGCGTGGTCCGCGGCGGTTCCTTCGTCTACGTGGGGGAGCAGCTCGGCGGGGGGCTGTCCACCTCGACCCAGATCGTGCTGGGCTACGACCCCTTCCTGCTGCACGAGGAAGAGGTGCTCGGCGGCCGGGTGGAGGAGCTGGAAGAGGAGATGGAGCGCTGGGAGGCCCTGCGCAGGCGGGGCGGAGCGCTGGCCGAGGAGCTTGAAGGGAGGCGGCTCGTCCGGGCCGGGGCCTTGGAGAAACTCAAGGCGCGCAGGGCGAGAATCTGGGAGCGGATCCAAGCCCCCGGGTCGCTGGAGCGGTGCGTAGTGGTCGTGCCCGGCGAAGTGCGTCCCGGCGCGGAGATCAGCATCGGCCAGGCCTTCTACGGGGTGGGGGATTTCATGGAGAACGTCCGTTTCACCTACGAGGACGGGCGGATCAGCGTCTCCTCGCCCGCCCTGCTCGGAGAGGAGGCCGGCCCGTAA
- the uppS gene encoding polyprenyl diphosphate synthase: MGETNQPRRLPSHLAVIMDGNGRWAERRGLPRSKGHKAGTEAAKNLVTRCRELGVTHLTLYTFSRENWRRSKEEIGFLFDLLGDFLKRELPSLMEQSIRLQVLGQLSELPFATRQVLSHTMKKTRDNKAMTLNLALNYSSRAEIVRAAQQLLREGADPEEVTEEEFASHLYTSGQPDPDLVVRTSGEMRISNFLLFQSAYAEYYFTETLWPDFDAAELDKALAAYAARERRFGGRPAAG, from the coding sequence CTGGGCGAGACAAATCAGCCGCGCCGCCTGCCCAGCCACCTGGCCGTCATCATGGACGGCAACGGCCGCTGGGCCGAGCGGCGCGGCCTGCCACGCAGCAAAGGCCACAAAGCGGGCACGGAAGCCGCCAAGAACCTCGTCACCCGCTGCCGGGAACTGGGCGTCACCCACCTGACGCTCTACACCTTCTCCCGGGAGAACTGGCGGCGGTCCAAGGAAGAGATCGGCTTCCTCTTCGACCTGCTCGGCGACTTCCTCAAGCGGGAGCTGCCCTCCCTGATGGAGCAGTCCATCCGCCTGCAGGTGCTTGGCCAGCTCTCTGAACTGCCCTTCGCCACCCGCCAAGTGCTCTCCCACACCATGAAAAAGACCCGGGACAACAAGGCCATGACCCTCAATCTGGCCCTCAACTACTCCTCCCGGGCGGAGATCGTACGGGCGGCCCAGCAGCTTCTGCGCGAGGGCGCGGACCCTGAGGAAGTCACCGAGGAGGAATTCGCCTCCCACCTCTACACCTCGGGCCAGCCCGACCCGGACTTGGTCGTCCGCACCTCCGGGGAAATGCGCATCTCCAACTTCCTGCTCTTCCAGTCCGCCTACGCGGAGTACTACTTCACCGAGACCCTCTGGCCGGACTTCGATGCGGCCGAACTGGACAAGGCCCTGGCCGCCTACGCCGCCCGCGAACGCCGCTTCGGCGGCCGCCCGGCCGCGGGCTGA
- a CDS encoding lipocalin family protein: MRRAALLVLTAALALGAAACGPPPPPLPTAENVDLSRYMGRWYAVQHIPTSFEAGCACTRADYTPLEDGRVGVVNTCFKDGEWEEAEGVARRKEPDDPSRLEVSFFGPFWGDYHILAVDNAYRHALVGAPDRDYLWILARSPEADPAVIERFREKAARLGFDTRRLRPVPRTGCPPRQEKPGAQGAD; the protein is encoded by the coding sequence ATGCGCCGCGCCGCCCTCCTTGTCCTGACCGCCGCCCTGGCCCTGGGCGCGGCCGCCTGCGGCCCGCCGCCGCCTCCCCTGCCCACGGCGGAGAACGTGGACCTCTCGCGCTACATGGGCCGCTGGTACGCCGTGCAGCACATCCCCACCTCCTTCGAGGCGGGCTGCGCCTGCACCCGCGCCGACTACACCCCGCTGGAGGACGGCCGGGTGGGAGTGGTCAACACCTGTTTCAAGGACGGCGAGTGGGAGGAGGCCGAGGGCGTGGCCCGCCGCAAGGAGCCGGACGACCCCTCCCGGCTGGAGGTGTCCTTCTTCGGCCCCTTCTGGGGCGACTATCACATTTTGGCCGTGGACAATGCCTACCGGCATGCCCTGGTGGGCGCTCCCGACCGCGACTACCTGTGGATACTGGCCCGCTCCCCCGAGGCCGACCCGGCCGTGATCGAGCGGTTCCGGGAAAAGGCCGCGCGGCTCGGCTTCGACACACGGCGGCTGCGCCCCGTGCCCCGGACGGGCTGCCCGCCCCGCCAGGAGAAGCCGGGAGCGCAGGGAGCGGATTAG
- the tsf gene encoding translation elongation factor Ts: protein MSISAAQVKSLRDKTGAGMMDCKKALAETGGDEEKAIAWLREKGMAKAAKRAGRTASEGIIGHYVHANNKIGVLVEVNCETDFVAKADQFKEFAKNVAMQIAAARPVCLTPEDVPADLVAKEREIFKKQAMDEGKPEHIAEKIVEGRLNKFYKEICLLEQPYIKDDKLAVKDLLNELVAVLGEKVEIGRFQRFEIGENIEEESGEE from the coding sequence ATGAGCATCAGCGCCGCCCAAGTGAAATCCCTGCGCGATAAAACCGGCGCGGGCATGATGGACTGCAAAAAGGCCCTGGCCGAAACCGGCGGGGACGAGGAGAAGGCCATCGCCTGGCTCCGCGAGAAGGGCATGGCCAAGGCCGCCAAGCGCGCCGGCCGCACCGCCTCCGAAGGCATCATCGGCCACTACGTCCACGCCAACAACAAGATCGGCGTGCTGGTCGAGGTCAACTGCGAGACCGACTTCGTGGCCAAGGCGGACCAGTTCAAGGAGTTCGCCAAGAACGTGGCCATGCAGATCGCCGCGGCCCGTCCCGTGTGCCTGACTCCCGAGGACGTGCCCGCCGACCTGGTGGCCAAGGAGCGCGAAATCTTCAAAAAGCAGGCCATGGACGAGGGCAAGCCCGAGCACATCGCCGAGAAGATCGTCGAGGGCCGCCTGAACAAGTTCTACAAGGAAATCTGCCTTCTTGAGCAGCCCTACATCAAGGACGACAAGCTCGCCGTGAAGGACCTGCTCAACGAACTGGTGGCCGTTCTGGGCGAGAAGGTCGAGATCGGCCGCTTCCAGCGTTTCGAGATCGGCGAGAATATCGAAGAGGAATCGGGCGAGGAATAA
- the rpsB gene encoding 30S ribosomal protein S2: protein MAYVTMKQMLETGVHFGHQTRRWNPKMRPYIFGARNGIHIIDLQQTVKLFQKAHDFIADTVANGGQVVFVGTKRQAQDSVKAEAERAGQYYIVNRWLGGTLTNYQTIRRSIDRLKKLEGMFEDGSINKYGKKEIAMLTREMRKLQDNIGGIKELEGLPQAAFVIDPKREDIAVKECRKLGIPIVAVTDTNCDPDLIDYVIPGNDDAIRAIKLFVTHIADACLEGKARQDERGQEEEPAKAEAPKAEAEAPAAGAAAETPAVNEPESAAADVEKAEEQVPPDTGMEEKEQTASTPQEG from the coding sequence ATGGCATACGTGACCATGAAGCAAATGCTGGAGACCGGAGTCCACTTCGGCCACCAGACCCGCCGCTGGAATCCCAAGATGCGCCCCTACATTTTCGGGGCCCGCAACGGCATCCACATCATCGACCTGCAGCAGACCGTCAAGCTGTTCCAGAAAGCCCACGACTTCATCGCCGACACCGTGGCCAACGGCGGCCAGGTGGTATTCGTCGGCACCAAGCGCCAGGCCCAGGACTCGGTCAAGGCCGAGGCCGAGCGCGCCGGCCAATACTACATCGTCAACCGCTGGCTGGGCGGTACGCTGACCAACTACCAGACCATCCGCCGCTCCATCGACCGCCTCAAGAAGCTTGAGGGCATGTTCGAGGACGGCTCCATCAACAAGTACGGCAAGAAAGAAATCGCCATGTTGACCCGGGAGATGCGCAAGCTCCAGGACAACATCGGCGGCATCAAGGAACTGGAGGGCCTGCCCCAGGCCGCTTTCGTCATCGACCCCAAGCGGGAAGACATCGCCGTCAAGGAGTGCCGCAAGCTGGGCATCCCCATCGTGGCCGTGACGGACACCAACTGCGATCCCGACCTCATCGACTACGTCATCCCGGGCAACGATGACGCCATCCGCGCCATCAAGCTCTTCGTGACCCACATCGCCGACGCCTGCCTGGAGGGCAAAGCCCGCCAGGACGAGCGCGGCCAGGAAGAGGAGCCCGCCAAGGCCGAAGCCCCCAAGGCCGAAGCCGAAGCCCCCGCGGCCGGCGCCGCGGCCGAGACCCCGGCCGTGAACGAGCCCGAGTCCGCGGCCGCCGACGTGGAGAAGGCCGAGGAACAGGTCCCTCCGGATACCGGCATGGAAGAGAAGGAACAGACCGCCAGCACCCCCCAGGAGGGATAA
- the pyrH gene encoding UMP kinase, translating into MADLRFKRVLLKLSGEALAGNEPYGIDPKAMDILSQELENVAGLGLEMVLVIGGGNIFRGVSESAKGMDRASADYMGMLATVFNALAVQDALEKRGVDTRVLSAISMREVAEPFIRRRAIRHLEKGRVVICAAGTGNPYFTTDTAAALRAMELRCQAIFKATKVDGVYDKDPVNNPEATMYKNLTHMEALERRLRVMDSTAISLAMDNDLPIVVFNLFAQGNISRVAQGEDIGTTVSGG; encoded by the coding sequence ATGGCCGATCTGCGTTTCAAACGGGTACTCCTCAAACTCTCGGGCGAGGCCCTGGCCGGGAACGAGCCGTACGGCATCGACCCCAAGGCCATGGACATCCTCAGCCAGGAACTGGAGAACGTGGCCGGGCTGGGCCTGGAAATGGTCCTGGTCATCGGCGGCGGCAACATCTTCCGCGGCGTCTCCGAGTCGGCCAAGGGCATGGACCGCGCCTCGGCCGACTACATGGGCATGCTGGCCACGGTGTTCAACGCCCTGGCCGTGCAGGACGCCCTGGAGAAGCGCGGCGTGGACACCCGCGTACTCTCTGCCATCTCCATGCGCGAAGTGGCCGAACCGTTCATCCGCCGCCGGGCCATCCGCCATCTGGAGAAGGGCCGGGTGGTCATCTGCGCCGCGGGCACGGGCAACCCCTACTTCACCACCGACACGGCGGCCGCCCTGCGGGCCATGGAACTGCGCTGCCAGGCCATTTTCAAGGCCACCAAGGTGGACGGCGTCTATGACAAGGACCCCGTGAACAATCCCGAGGCCACCATGTACAAGAACCTGACCCACATGGAGGCCCTGGAGCGCAGACTGCGGGTCATGGACAGCACGGCAATCTCCCTCGCCATGGACAACGACCTGCCAATCGTCGTATTCAACCTTTTTGCCCAGGGGAACATCAGCCGCGTCGCCCAGGGCGAAGACATCGGCACTACGGTATCAGGAGGCTAG
- a CDS encoding lysophospholipid acyltransferase family protein codes for MRTVFFYLIFIPATLVLASTSLLVPRLADWVHRNWSGIALWAAGVRVEADLDALTPGEPYVFLANHQSMFDILVLFRLLSGHRLRFVAKESLFRIPIFGPAMRRVGHVPIDRGNSLAAMKSLDRAAAEAGREGISLLVFPEGTRNPDPHDFLPFRTGGMILALKAAKIGLRTAPLAIRGSGGVMAAKSLRVRSGTVFVRALPPFNPAEHYTLKQRDVFRDDLRRQLRDAYMELGLHG; via the coding sequence ATGCGAACAGTATTCTTCTACCTCATATTCATCCCGGCCACCCTGGTGCTGGCCTCCACCAGCCTGCTCGTCCCCAGGCTGGCGGACTGGGTGCATCGCAACTGGTCCGGCATCGCCCTGTGGGCCGCGGGTGTGCGGGTTGAGGCCGACCTGGACGCGCTGACCCCGGGAGAGCCGTACGTTTTCCTGGCCAACCACCAGTCCATGTTCGACATTCTGGTGCTCTTCAGGCTGCTCTCCGGGCATCGGCTGCGCTTCGTGGCCAAGGAGTCGCTGTTTCGCATCCCCATCTTCGGCCCGGCCATGCGCCGCGTGGGACACGTGCCCATCGACCGGGGCAATTCCCTGGCGGCCATGAAGAGCCTGGACCGGGCCGCGGCCGAGGCCGGGCGGGAGGGCATCTCCCTGCTGGTTTTCCCCGAAGGCACCCGCAACCCGGACCCGCACGACTTTTTGCCCTTCCGCACGGGCGGCATGATCCTGGCCCTGAAAGCGGCCAAGATCGGCCTGCGCACCGCGCCCCTGGCCATACGCGGGTCGGGCGGCGTGATGGCGGCCAAATCGCTGCGCGTGCGATCCGGAACCGTTTTCGTCCGGGCGCTGCCCCCCTTCAACCCGGCCGAACACTACACGCTCAAGCAGCGCGACGTTTTCCGCGACGACCTCCGCCGCCAGTTGCGCGACGCGTATATGGAGCTTGGATTACATGGATAG
- a CDS encoding motility protein A, which produces MDIATLIGIVGGLGLIVGAILLGGNLFAFVDAPSLVVVVGGTMAATLVMFPLKTVISSFKVAMKAFLAKDPNPQELVEQVVSLADKARKESLVALEKVEIDDPFLKKGVRLVADGSSQAQVQSILESEINFLKQRHRRGQNVFKGLGGAAPAFGMIGTLVGLVNMLQTLDEPEAIGPAMAVALLTTFYGAVMANLVFLPVARKLEERSNDEQLVLNVAMEGVLSILNGEHPHLVREKLLSFLPPASREGEG; this is translated from the coding sequence ATGGATATAGCGACTCTTATCGGCATCGTCGGGGGGCTGGGACTCATCGTGGGGGCCATCCTCTTGGGCGGCAACCTGTTCGCCTTCGTGGACGCGCCTTCGCTGGTGGTCGTGGTGGGTGGAACCATGGCCGCCACGCTGGTCATGTTTCCCCTGAAGACGGTCATTTCCTCCTTCAAGGTGGCCATGAAGGCCTTTCTGGCCAAGGACCCCAACCCCCAGGAGCTGGTGGAGCAGGTGGTCTCCCTGGCGGACAAGGCCCGCAAGGAGAGCCTGGTGGCCCTGGAGAAGGTGGAGATCGACGACCCCTTCCTCAAGAAGGGCGTGCGGCTTGTGGCGGACGGCTCCTCCCAGGCCCAGGTGCAGTCGATCCTGGAGTCGGAGATCAATTTTCTCAAGCAGCGCCACCGCCGGGGGCAGAACGTCTTCAAGGGGCTGGGGGGCGCGGCTCCGGCCTTCGGCATGATCGGCACCCTGGTGGGGCTGGTGAACATGCTGCAGACCCTGGACGAGCCCGAGGCCATCGGCCCGGCCATGGCCGTGGCCCTTCTGACCACCTTCTACGGGGCGGTCATGGCCAACCTGGTCTTTCTGCCGGTGGCCCGTAAGCTGGAGGAGCGCTCCAACGACGAGCAGCTTGTGCTGAACGTGGCCATGGAGGGAGTGCTGTCCATTCTCAACGGCGAGCATCCCCATCTGGTGCGCGAGAAGCTGCTTTCCTTCCTGCCCCCCGCTTCCCGCGAGGGCGAGGGGTAG